A window of Hyperolius riggenbachi isolate aHypRig1 chromosome 1, aHypRig1.pri, whole genome shotgun sequence contains these coding sequences:
- the LOC137544068 gene encoding protein huluwa-like encodes MVSIPPSVFPLARGVPSSHDAPLVEGRLPLQPSLALLVFILIPCVLLLFFLNCFLLLHRLPILSLKKRDKRRGGQRGKSPWPRTTQGPRSRVPAGCLPAPKPLCDGCYSSISHGLEATLALGECANVSQERIQSRDWFHRLEETPERPSSLHPLWAGSSRPCSLSRSCGTPQDRGRSWNEVEDDGGGMRSSSDEETRCNVAPPNTPSAALAKKAVTPKVKFSRKTSTQRKRPPEIRTFTPLGSAMFENASSILSGDTSTLFSPNSSLPGPGLDSDFGVSAGISLHILSSDSDSGSHSWTSGMEWDYYDPCYMRKNRLRMEKRQNQNLPVICSKQYWV; translated from the exons ATGGTGTCCATCCCTCCCTCAGTGTTTCCCTTAGCCAGGGGGGTCCCTTCCTCCCATGATGCTCCACTAGTAGAGGGTAGGTTGCCCTTGCAGCCCTCTCTGGCTCTTCTTGTTTTTATCCTCATCCCTTGTGTGCTTCTGCTGTTTTTCCTCAACTGTTTCCTTCTGCTCCACCGCCTGCCGATCCTTTCCCTGAAAAAGCGGGACAAGcggagaggtggacagagaggcAAATCTCCCTGGCCCAGGACAACCCAAGGTCCGCGCAGCAGGGTGCCGGCTGGCTGTCTACCTGCTCCCAAGCCACTGTGTGATGGGTGCTATAGTAGCATCAGCCATGGTTTGGAGGCCACCCTGGCGCTGGGCGAATGTGCTAACGTGTCCCAGGAGAGGATTCAGTCCCGAGATTGGTTCCATAGACTAGAGGAGACCCCAGAACGTCCTTCCTCGCTGCACCCGCTCTGGGCAGGATCCAGCAGGCCTTGCTCCTTGTCCCGGTCTTGTGGCACACCTCAGGACAGGGGCAGAAGCTGGAATGAGGTGGAAGATGATGGAGGAGGTATGAGGTCCTCCAGTGATGAAGAAACCAGGTGTAATGTGGCTCCTCCAAACACACCATCGGCAGCCCTGGCTAAGAAG GCGGTAACGCCGAAGGTCAAGTTTTCCCGTAAGACCAGTACTCAGAGGAAACGTCCTCCTGAGATCAGGACCTTCACTCCACTGGGCTCTGCCATGTTTGAGAATGCCAGTAGCATCCTATCGGGGGACACGTCCACTCTGTTTTCCCCAAACAGCAGCTTACCTGGCCCAGGACTGGACAGCGACTTTGGGGTCAGTGCAG GTATCTCTCTGCACATCCTGTCCTCGGACAGCGACTCTGGCTCTCACTCCTGGACCTCGGGAATGGAATGGGACTACTACGACCCTTGTTACATGCGCAAGAACCGGCTCCGCATGGAGAAGAGACAGAACCAAAACCTCCCAGTCATCTGCAGCAAGCAGTACTGGGTCTGA